Part of the Sylvia atricapilla isolate bSylAtr1 chromosome 1, bSylAtr1.pri, whole genome shotgun sequence genome, CCGCCTATCCCCAAGCCGGTGGAAATGGGCCAGAAGGACAATGTCTGAAACAAGCTCAAATAAATCTTACGAAAACAAGTACCAAGAAGTTAGTCAACAAGACTCTCATGAGCAATTAAATAATGCTGCAGCATCCTCCAGCCCGCAGCACCTCAGTGCCCAAAAACTGGAGATGCTGTATAACGAAATTACTAAAACTCAGTCTCAGCCTAATCTTAATGCTGGTTACCAAGACCAGTCAGCAAAGCCACCCAGTtatgaagaagaaatagaaatggaaGAAGTGACAGGTCAGAAAGATCCGTTGCCAGCTGGGCCTGCGGACATCGTAATGGACATGAGAAGCACATCCAGCATCGACAGTTTTGCCAGTTGTGCAACTGACttcacagaaacagagaggTCTCCCCTCTCTCTGTTTCCTGGCTCTCACTTGCAAATGAGATTTCCAACTGATGCAATTAACctggaagaaaaccaaagagCAAGAAGTTCTCAGTTTATACCATTTGCAAAAGACAGAGGATTTTCTCCAACTGATATCACCTTTGACTATAATCCAATCAACAGAGCTGTTACCAGTGATGGCAGTGGGTCCCAAACTGTTTCACATGGTCACTTTCATTTTGACACTGCCATGGAAAGCCCCAAAAGCTCCCTGAAAGGTAGCAACCCGTTAAAATCTCGATCTcttaaagttaattttaaagacAATAGAGGTGGCGCTCCACAAACTCCACCAAGCACCGCAAGGCCTCTGCCAGTGACAGCAGGAGGAGACTTCGCACAGGCCACCCCTCAGCACATCAGCACCATTCTCCTAGAGGAAAATTCCCCCCAGGGTGAACGGCCTGTATTTGGTGCTGACGCGTCTGCACTTTGTCAGGGACCTGTTAAAAAATCATCCCCTCTCTTtcccaaacaaaaaattttcaCTTTCCCTTCGAAAGAGAGGAGGAGCTTCACTGAAATAGACACTGGAGAAGAAGAGGAGTTTATGGAGTTACATGGTatgaaacatgagaaaaaacagGATATCAAGACAAATTGCTGTGGGGATAAACACAGTGATGGCAACAATTTAACAGGGGAGCCGCAGGTCACCTCTTCACCCAAAAGCATGAGCCACAACTGTACTCAAGACATTTACCATGCTGTGGGTGAGGTAAAGCCAGACAGTAACCCAGAAGGTCACAAAATGGAAAACCATTTATTTGCTCCAGAAATTCATTCAAGTCCGGGAGAAACTGGTTATTGTCCTACACGCGAAACTAGTATGTGACTAGTTacagaagcaataaaaatatcttttcttaaaaaaacagttAGTAATGCCTATGAACTAAAACATGGAAAGCCTCAACAAAAGTgcataaaatgttatttttgcatGGCATGAAGAGTTGTTTAGTTTAAAtactgtttaattaaaaaaaaaaaaaaaaaaaagactgcttttgtaacaaactgaaaaaaacagggaaaaaactACTCAAGAAAGGTGAATACAATAAAGTGAGCTTTATTAGGAGCCAGTGGTCTGCAACATCTGACATTTGTGATCCTTTCTCTTATGATTGTAGACAGGTTTTGAactctttttactttttttttcctcagttacAATGAATTTTAGAATTTGCACACGAAAGGATGAAATGTCAATGCATGCATTCATAAGGATGTGAAACAAGGTGCTTTGAGCTTGCAAAATGCATATATTTGTAAATAGTCTGGGGTTAGGGGGAAAGCTACTGTTAACAAGGATTTatggaaaaagcatttcctgGGACACAGGTACTTCCTTCACAGCGTCCTGCCTGGAGGTTTTGTACAGACTTATGTTGCAAAATTGCAACTTCTACTTAAAGCATCTCACGTATCTTGCTTTCTGTTAAAAAGCTCATGAGTATATCTGTTAATTAAGGACTACAGTATTTTAGTTTATCTGTGCTATAAATcattatggggttttttttttacttgcagaACTTCAGTTATTGCATTTGTCAGTTTAATTAATGATCctgtgaggaaaagcaaagatttaATGACCAGAACTTAAagcatttgatatttttatagaaaattgCCAACATTTCATAACTAAGGAAAAAAGagttccattttaaaatttaaaaagcatagTTATTTCTGTGGCAATAAATAGTGCCAAATGGCTATTCAAATATATCCAGAAAGTTTTCAATCTCATAGAATTTACCttgatgtttaaaaataattaccgcacttcttatttttcccttgattTAACACGATTTGCTTCTACATACCTTTAAATTCTTACCTTTTGTTCTCCATGCAGTGCTCATACTTTAGTTATGGCAATGTTGTTGAAGCTGTATGTAAGGACATAAGAGAAAAGGTTTGTAGGGGAAAATGGTAACTTTCATTATCATAAATCATatagctggagaaaaaaaggcttcaaGTACATGTGATTTGCCCCAGGTCTTCCATACCCCAAAGCTTATTTGTGTTCTTCAGTTCAGTGATTTGGACTGACAGAAGATATCACTTGACTCACCGACTTTGCCTCAACCCATCCTTCCATTGCTGTCCTGAAATGGAGGACAGGATTTCCATTACactcaaacaaaagaaaacGTCAATCATTCCACTGAAAACTGCCAAAGcatctttcatttctctgatttctcCAGCTTTGTAAAAGAAAGATGCTGAACCAAAGCCTTCATTACAAAGTATCCATCTAACCACTGTCTTGAAAAagctactttttattttattcatgatCCATAGCTTCCTAggctataaaatatttttaaacgCTTGTAGATTGTTTTCATTCcctaaataataaaaagtttaTTCAATTCATGAATTCTAATCATAACCAAATGCATGCAGTTACACAGCAGGCTTCTGCTTACCATAGTGGAGCTaggttaatttttatttgggtctttttctgtcacttgaATATGTAACAACCAGACACCTAATGCATTTAGGGTAAAGGAACAAGCATTTTTGTTACAACATGGCCCTTTGCTTGAAATGGCTGGGCTGATGCCATAGACCTCGCTTAAACCTGGCACACAGAAAAGAGGCAAGTTTGAAGAACCCCAAAATATTGATCCTGGTGGCTAGGCCAAACTGTGAGCACAGCACAATCATTtaggttgttggttttttttaagtttttatattttcatcagttttcttatttctgtaaCAAGATAATATTGAGGTGTCTCTTTAGTCATTTGAATAACTGAGAAtataatgtctttttttcaaatgaTGTCTGGTCATtaattctcaaaataaaaattacgTTTTGTCTTTAATTGCAGTTCTTTTCAACTTGCTGCTGCATTCagtttatgtatttatattgtATTCTGTGTGACACTTTTCAATAATGTTGTGTCTCACTTTCCCCAAACTtagctttttaatattttatagtCATTAATcttctacatttattttttagtttctAGATATTTTCGGTAACAAAAACTAAATGCCAGTCAATTTTTATATGCCTGAAGTGTTGGTTTGTATTTTCTATGTGCAGTTTTATGATATCACATGGGCCTGTTCGATCTTCCTTTACATCCTAGTGAATTATTGAAGTCCAAATTAAGACCAAATGGGACCTGGTCCCATGCTCTGGATCCACAGAAAATTCCCATTCAAGACAATGATGTTGTTCTGGCAAGACTGAGGTCTGTGTCATGttctttctgtgtgctttttctcCCAGGTGATCCTTAGGCTTTGGAATAGCCCCTTAGACTGGGAGGAGTCCAGCCATAGGGAATGTATTGCAGGAACAGAGGTTTAATTCCTTAAGCTGTCCTGAGCTAGACTTCATGCAAACCTGATTCTGGCCTATTAAAATcactaaaaatttaaaaggagtGAAGTCAAGGCCTCAATCCTTGTGCAGATGAATTCCCCCTGAAACCAACGGGAGTCTGGTGGAAAAAGGGACTGACCGAAATATAAATGAATAGAACGATAATCTCTCCCTCTTGATGAAAATCAACAGGAGCTTTAACTATATAAAATCAGACAAAAGATCAGGCCCTTAtttgctgctgtattttaaatgttgtcAGAGaagcacatttattttgaaagcagaagaaatgcaaTTCACTTTATTAAcagatgctttattttttttatatactggAAGCAAAATTAGGCTTTAGAAATGCTTTTGGTATAATTTTGCTATCTACTTTTGACTATGCTGAAAACTATTACCAGAAGCACAGGTTTAGATGTGGTTTTTCCAGTCTTGACTGCATACACAGGATCTGCCCCTGAATACCTAACTTGTATAATTCCTGATTAAAACATCTACTTGAGCAGTTGCAGGACTGGATCTAGATTTCTATCCAGTACAACAGGTGTAAGAAGTGCAGGCTGGGATCACTTAATTCACAATGAGTTGACATGCAGCAAATTATACAAAATTACAGAAGTATACTTTtgtcattttctaaaattttgaaGCCATTTCAGACTTATTACCCAGTCACTGCAGTAAGGAGAGAATGTGTCTGAGTTCTGGAGTCAATCTCTAATGCCAGCTGTGCAATTTTGGAACTTAAGGAGTCTTAGGAGGAAGTGACTCCTTTGTGCACCTGAAAGAGGTCTGACTCCTCGAATCACTGGAAAATGAAGAATGTTCAGGGAGATAGCTTTGCAATTGatctattttttatattttttactaaCTGCAGAATCTTGAATCAAagttttaattccttttcaaTGACAAAACCAAatgcacatatttaaaaaatgttcacagAGTAATTAGAAGAGTTTTTGAGTAATAACGACATTAATCCAAATCTGGGTGAGGGGTGGGGGGGAATAATATATCGCACAAACTGCAAAGGAAGTTCCTACAGGAAAGCTGTTTACAGGGGAAGTGTGTAATGTAAAGAATGTAACATGGTGTAAGAAGTTTTTGCACTACCGAATTTAtacaaaatacacttttttaaatgaaaacacaaaaggCCTTTTAATGCTACATTGTATAGAATATAGAAGCCTCTGTGCTAATGCAGCAGTCTAATGCACTGTGTCCTCACTTCACAATTGGTCTCAAAATTCAAACATAAGTGATGTTAGAGGTGATATCTGATCTAACACTAGAGCAACAGACATGAAGAGCCTTTTAGCACACTATTATGTAATCCAAAATGTGTACAGAGAGTTGTATCTTTTGCCTATAacattcataaataaaaataacaattgGCTTCATGAATCATTTCCTAACAGGTAATACTGGGCAATGTATTTGTATTCCTTGAAAAACCCTGAGTTCTTTTAAAAGTAGACCTCTTCCCCTACATGTGGACTGAGCTTCTGTTTCCTTCAAGGTTTACCTTTAAGTTATTTAATTAACTGCTTCAACCTTATCTGTAAACCACGGTCCAGTTAAAAAAGACAGTTGTCTTCTTGAAGCTGTATTGCAGATACAGTCAGACTGGTAAAAATGTCCAGGGTTTACCTGATTGGCTTTTtgattcaaataatttttgaa contains:
- the LOC136375506 gene encoding potassium voltage-gated channel subfamily B member 2-like: MGGDPLILPNHSTPLLESSGRMERPQSDRQDQRILAIVSILFIVLSTIALSLNTLPELQEIDEFGQPNDNPQLAHVEAVCIAWFTMEYLLRFLSSPNKWKFFKGPLNVIDLLAILPYYVTIFLTESNKSVLQFQNVRRVVQIFRIMRILRILKLARHSTGLQSLGFTLRRSYNELGLLILFLAMGIMIFSSLVFFAEKDEDATKFTSIPASFWWATITMTTVGYGDIYPKTLLGKIVGGLCCIAGVLVIALPIPIIVNNFSEFYKEQKRQEKAIKRREALERAKRNGSIVSMNLKDAFARSMEMIDVAVDSGKLGEPPSPKETPDDSRLSPSRWKWARRTMSETSSNKSYENKYQEVSQQDSHEQLNNAAASSSPQHLSAQKLEMLYNEITKTQSQPNLNAGYQDQSAKPPSYEEEIEMEEVTGQKDPLPAGPADIVMDMRSTSSIDSFASCATDFTETERSPLSLFPGSHLQMRFPTDAINLEENQRARSSQFIPFAKDRGFSPTDITFDYNPINRAVTSDGSGSQTVSHGHFHFDTAMESPKSSLKGSNPLKSRSLKVNFKDNRGGAPQTPPSTARPLPVTAGGDFAQATPQHISTILLEENSPQGERPVFGADASALCQGPVKKSSPLFPKQKIFTFPSKERRSFTEIDTGEEEEFMELHGMKHEKKQDIKTNCCGDKHSDGNNLTGEPQVTSSPKSMSHNCTQDIYHAVGEVKPDSNPEGHKMENHLFAPEIHSSPGETGYCPTRETSM